In Promicromonospora sukumoe, the following proteins share a genomic window:
- the acs gene encoding acetate--CoA ligase: MTDTNPTSGSASSPSLENLLNETRSFPPSAEFAAQANAQADLYEKASADRLEFWAGQARELVTWTKPFTETLDWSGAPVARWFADGTLNAAYNAVDRHVEAGNGDRVAIHFEGEPGDTRTVTYADLQQEVSRAANALTTLGVQTGDRVVIYLPMLVESVVAMLACARIGAAHSVVFGGFSADALRSRIADAEATLVITADGGYRRGAPSALKPAVDEALAPKEGADPTTVRNVLVVRRTEQDVEWVEGRDVWWHEALAAASDQHEPVAVEAEHPLFILYTSGTTGKPKGILHTTGGYLTQAAYTHKNVFDLKPETDVYWCTADVGWVTGHSYVVYGPLVNGATQVLYEGTPDTPHRGRWWELIEKYKVSILYTAPTAIRTCMKWGDDIPGGFDLSSLRVLGSVGEPINPEAWMWYRRVIGGDKAPIVDTWWQTETGAIMISPLPGVTATKPGSAQVALPGIAATVVDDEAKPVPDGGGGYLVLTEPWPSMLRGIWGDLERYKETYWSRFDGLYFAGDGAKKDADGDIWLLGRVDDVMNVSGHRLSTTEIESALVSHPIVAEAAVVGAADETTGQAVVAFVILRGSHAGRASTPEGAAEVQKELRDHVGKEIGPIAKPKKILVVPELPKTRSGKIMRRLLRDVAEDRAVGDATTLADSSVMDLITAGLAAPSASTED; the protein is encoded by the coding sequence GTGACAGACACCAACCCGACGTCGGGTTCGGCATCCAGCCCCAGCCTCGAGAACCTTCTGAACGAGACCCGGAGCTTTCCGCCCAGCGCGGAGTTCGCGGCTCAGGCGAACGCACAGGCCGACCTGTACGAGAAGGCGTCGGCCGACCGCCTGGAGTTCTGGGCCGGCCAGGCGCGGGAGCTCGTGACGTGGACGAAGCCGTTCACCGAGACCCTGGACTGGAGCGGAGCCCCCGTCGCGCGCTGGTTCGCCGACGGCACGCTGAACGCCGCCTACAACGCCGTGGACCGCCACGTCGAGGCCGGCAACGGCGACCGGGTCGCCATCCACTTCGAGGGCGAGCCGGGCGACACCCGCACGGTCACGTACGCCGACCTGCAGCAGGAGGTCTCCCGCGCGGCCAACGCGCTCACCACCCTGGGCGTGCAGACCGGCGACCGCGTCGTCATCTACCTGCCGATGCTCGTCGAGTCCGTCGTCGCGATGCTGGCCTGCGCCCGCATCGGCGCCGCACACTCCGTCGTCTTCGGCGGCTTCTCCGCCGACGCCCTGCGCAGCCGGATCGCCGACGCCGAGGCCACGCTGGTCATCACGGCCGACGGCGGCTACCGCCGCGGCGCCCCCTCGGCCCTCAAGCCGGCCGTCGACGAGGCGCTCGCCCCCAAGGAGGGCGCCGACCCGACCACCGTCCGCAACGTGCTCGTCGTCCGGCGCACCGAGCAGGACGTCGAGTGGGTCGAGGGCCGGGACGTGTGGTGGCACGAGGCCCTCGCCGCCGCCTCCGACCAGCACGAGCCCGTCGCGGTCGAGGCCGAGCACCCGCTGTTCATCCTGTACACGAGCGGCACCACCGGGAAGCCGAAGGGCATCCTGCACACCACCGGCGGCTACCTCACGCAGGCCGCGTACACGCACAAGAACGTGTTCGACCTCAAGCCGGAGACCGACGTCTACTGGTGCACCGCCGACGTCGGCTGGGTGACCGGCCACTCCTACGTGGTCTACGGGCCGCTCGTGAACGGCGCCACGCAGGTGCTGTACGAGGGCACGCCCGACACCCCGCACCGCGGCCGCTGGTGGGAGCTCATCGAGAAGTACAAGGTCTCGATCCTCTACACGGCGCCCACGGCGATCCGCACCTGCATGAAGTGGGGCGACGACATCCCGGGCGGGTTCGACCTCTCCTCCCTGCGCGTCCTCGGCTCGGTGGGCGAGCCCATCAACCCCGAGGCGTGGATGTGGTACCGCCGCGTCATCGGCGGCGACAAGGCCCCGATCGTCGACACCTGGTGGCAGACCGAGACCGGCGCCATCATGATCAGCCCGCTCCCGGGCGTGACCGCGACCAAGCCTGGGTCGGCCCAGGTCGCGCTGCCCGGCATCGCCGCGACCGTGGTCGACGACGAGGCCAAGCCCGTGCCCGACGGCGGTGGCGGCTACCTCGTGCTCACCGAGCCGTGGCCGTCCATGCTCCGCGGCATCTGGGGCGACCTGGAGCGCTACAAGGAGACGTACTGGTCGCGCTTCGACGGCCTCTACTTCGCGGGCGACGGCGCCAAGAAGGACGCGGACGGCGACATCTGGCTGCTCGGCCGCGTGGACGACGTGATGAACGTGTCCGGCCACCGCCTGTCGACCACCGAGATCGAGTCCGCGCTCGTGTCGCACCCGATCGTGGCGGAGGCGGCCGTCGTCGGCGCCGCCGACGAGACCACCGGCCAGGCCGTCGTCGCGTTCGTGATCCTGCGCGGCAGCCACGCCGGCCGGGCCTCCACGCCGGAGGGCGCCGCCGAGGTGCAGAAGGAGCTGCGCGACCACGTGGGCAAGGAGATCGGCCCGATCGCCAAGCCGAAGAAGATCCTCGTGGTGCCGGAGCTGCCCAAGACCCGGTCGGGCAAGATCATGCGCCGCCTGCTGCGCGACGTCGCCGAGGACCGCGCCGTCGGCGACGCCACGACGCTGGCCGACTCGTCCGTGATGGACCTGATCACGGCGGGCCTGGCAGCGCCGTCGGCCTCCACGGAGGACTGA